One Deinococcus humi genomic window, TAAAGTGCGTCTGAAAACCGTCAGGGTGGGAATTTGGCCAGGCGGCGAACCATCAGACGGATCATCACTTCGTACACGAGGTTCTCTGCGGTTTCGACCAGTGCTTCGTAATCCTTGGCCAGGCGTCTGGACTTGCCCAGCCAAGCGAAGGTTCGCTCCACCACCCAGCGGCGCTTCAACACCACAAAGCCCTTGGGCACCTCCACGTGTCGTGGAGGTGCGTCTTTCGGTGCCCAGGTCCCTTGCCAGCCTGACCAAGGATGCTTGACGATCTCCAGCGTCCAGCCCAGATGGGTCTTGATGTCGCTCGCCAATTTTCCGGTGTATCCCGCGTCGGCCCACACGTGCTGCATGCGAGGAAACACATTCGGCAGGTCCCGCAGGAGCAGGACCGCACCCGTGCGGTCCTGGATGTCCGCCTCGTGCACCTTGATCGCCATCACCAGACCCAACGTGTCGACGAGGAGGTGACGTTTCCGGCCACTCAATTTTTTCCCACCGTCGTAGCCGCGAGGTCCACCAGCTTCAGTGGTCTTGACCGATTGACTGTCAATGGTCGCGGCGCGACCCTCACGCTGACGGACCAACTCCCGAAGGGTGGTGTGCAGTGCCTCCCAGACGCCCTGAAGTCGCCACAGTCGGTGGTAGTGGTAGACCGTCTGCCATGGGGGTAAGTCGTGTGGCATGGCCCGCCAAGCTATACCGCCGCGCAGGACGTAAAAGATCCCGTCCAGGATCTCTCGCAGCGACCACTTCCGGGGGCGGCCGACGGCGGCCTCTTGAGGAAGAAAGGGAAGAAGAATGTTCCATTCGGCGTCTTTCAGATCGTTTGGGTACGCAGGCCGGGTCATGAGCGCACCACCTCCGGCCCCACCGTGCACGCTTTATGGCTCAGGGAAAACCTGCGCCAGCACGTTTTTCAGACGCACTTTATGGCGTCGCTCCTTGGAAGGTAGGCGAGAGCGACGCCGCCTTACGCCTGCGCCCGGTGCGCTGGTAAAGGCAACTCTCGCGTTCAGTCGCCGTTTATGACGGGCGGTTTCAATGCGTTTTGCCTGGGCTGTCGCGGTACGTCACCCCATACAGGAC contains:
- a CDS encoding IS5 family transposase, coding for MTRPAYPNDLKDAEWNILLPFLPQEAAVGRPRKWSLREILDGIFYVLRGGIAWRAMPHDLPPWQTVYHYHRLWRLQGVWEALHTTLRELVRQREGRAATIDSQSVKTTEAGGPRGYDGGKKLSGRKRHLLVDTLGLVMAIKVHEADIQDRTGAVLLLRDLPNVFPRMQHVWADAGYTGKLASDIKTHLGWTLEIVKHPWSGWQGTWAPKDAPPRHVEVPKGFVVLKRRWVVERTFAWLGKSRRLAKDYEALVETAENLVYEVMIRLMVRRLAKFPP